The stretch of DNA ACAGGCGCGCAGTCAGAACGCTCTCTAGACTCCCTCCCCTCAAACCTTCCGTTTGAATGTTGTGTTGGGATGCCAAGGAAAAGAACGCTGCCATCCGGTCATCCGAGATTTCGTCCACGCGACGCGCACCAGCCAGCAACCGATTCCACCAAAACACACCGTGCTGGGTAAGGGCCTGAATCAGAGCGCGACGGAAGCCAAGTCGCAGTTGATTGACAGTAATGATGCGAATGACACCAAGCGCCGCTCGACGGAGAGCAAAAGGATCCTTCGAGCCTGTCGGCTTCTCGTTAATCCCGAAGAAGCCAGCGATCGTATCCAGCTTGTCCGCCAAGCTCACCGCGACCGTTACCGGGTCGGTGGGGACGTCGTCGCCTTGGCCGACCGGCTTGTAGTGGTCGCGGATGGCGGTGGCGACGGATGGGTGCTCGCCCTGCGCGGCGGCGTAGTAGCCGCCCATCAGGCCTTGTAGCTCGGGGAACTCTCCGACCATGCCGGTGACGAGGTCTGCTTTTGCGAGGCGGGCTGCTTCGTATGCAAGGGTGGCGAGGTCTTCTCTCCCCTCCCGCTCGCGGGAGGGGTCGGGGGTGGGCTCGCGCTCTCCTGCCCGTGTGGCGTTGGTGGGGAGCGCGAGCCCACCCCCCGGCCCCCTCCCGCTTGCGGGAGGGGGGGCAGAAGTTACGATGCCCTCTTCTATCAGCCACCGCGCCAGCTTCGCGACGCGGTCTACCTTGTCGGCGACCGTGCCGAGCTTCTCGTGGAAGACGATCTGACTGAGTTTCGGGGAAAACTCTTCAAGCTTTTTCCTGCGCAGAATTTCAGTTCGCGCCGCGTCAGCGAAAACGAACTGATCTTCTTCCCAGAAGAACTTCGCGTCCGACAAGCGGGCGGCGAGGACCTTACGGTTGCCCTCGACGATGCTCGCGCCGCCGTCTTTCGCGTCGATGTTAGCGGTACAGACGAACGCGTTCGCCAATTTTCCGTCCGACCCGCGGCAGACGAAATATTTCTGGTTTACGCGCGCCGTGAGCTGAATCACCTCGGGCGGGACGTCGAGAAACGCGGGGTCGAACTGGCCGAGCAGGGGAATCGGCCATTCCGTCAGGCCGGCATTCTCGGCGACGAGGCCCTCGTCCTCGATCAGTTCGAGCCCGGCCTGGGCTGCGGCTTCGCGGGCGTGGTCGCGGATCAGCGTGGCGCGTTCGTCGTGGTCGACGATGACGTGGCAGGCGCGCAGCTTCTCGACATAGTCGTGCGCGCCGCCGATCGTGATCTGGTACGGGTGGTGGAAGCGGTGGCCGAGCGTGGCGGCGCCGCTGGCGATGCCGGCGATCTCGAACGGCACGATCTCTTCGCCGAGCAGCGCGACGATGCCTTGCAGCGGGCGGACCCAGCGGAGCGATTCGGTGCTGGCCGACGCATCGCCCCAGCGCATCGACTTGGGCCACGGGAACGCGCGGACGATCGCGGGGATGGCGTCGGCGAGCACGGCGGCGGTGGCGCGGCCGGGCTTTTCGGTGACCGCGAAGAGCGTGCCGTTGCGGTCTATCAGTTGCTCGCGGGTTAGGCCGGTCTTGCGGAGGAAGCCTTCGAGAGCCTGGGGGGGAGCGGAGGTCTTGGGGCCCTTGGTTTCCTCGGAGACGGCGGCGGTCTCTAGCGGCAGGTCGCGCGCGATCAGCGTCAGGCGGCGCGGGGTCGCGTAGGTGACGATGGCGCTGGTGGCGATGCCGGCTTTGGCGAGCTCGGCGGTGAACAGCCTGGCGAGGTCTTCCCGCGCCTTGGACTGCATCCGGGCGGGGATTTCTTCGGAGCGGAGTTCGAGAAGGAAGTCGGTCATATCTTCACCTCCCCTCCCGCAAGCGGGAGGGGATCGAGGGGTGGGCGCCCGGCCCGTACATGCGCAGCATTTGCGTGGAACGTGGCGTGGCGGTGGGGAGCGTCATGGCTGGCGTATCGATGGTGGTGAGCGCGTGCCCACCCCTCGGTCCCCTCCCGCTTGCGGGAGGGGAGGAAGGATGAGGCATCATGCCGCCCATCCGTGCTTGTCCATCCAGGCTGCGCAGGCGCCCTTCGCCAAGTCTCGGACGCGGCCCATATAGGCTTGGCGTTCGGCTACCGAGATTACGCCTCGGGCTTGCAACAGGTTGAAGATGTGGCTGGCTTTGATCGCCTGCTCGTAGGCTGGGATCGGGAGCTTGGCGGCTAGCGAGTTCTCGCATTCGGCTACGTGCTTGCGGAACTGGTCGAAGAGCGAGTCCGTGTCGGCGATCTCGAAGTTCCACTTCGACATCTCCTGCTCGTTCTCCAGGAACACGTCGCCGTACGTCACCCCGGCATCGTTGAACGCGAGGTCGTACACCGAGTCCTTGTCCTGGATGTACATCGCGAGGCGCTCGAGCCCGTAGGTGAGTTCGCCCGCGACGGGCTTCATGTCGAAGCCGCCCATCTGCTGGAAATAGGTGAACTGAGTCACCTCCATGCCGTCGCACCAGACTTCCCAGCCTAGCCCCCAGGCGCCGAGCGTTGGCGACTCCCAGTCGTCCTCGACGAAGCGGATGTCGTGCTTCAGCATGTCGATGCCGATCGCCGCGAGCGACCCCAGGTAGAGTTCCTGGAGGTTGGCGGGGCTCGGCTTCAGGATGACCTGATACTGGTAGTAATGCTGGAGCCGGTTGGGGTTCTCGCCGTAGCGGCCGTCGGTCGGGCGGCGGCACGGTTGCACGAACGCGGCGTTCCACGGCTTGGGGCCGAGCGCGCGGAGCGTCGTGGCGGTGTGGAAGGTGCCCGCGCCCATTTCCATGTCGTAGGGCTGCAGGATCAGGCACCCGTGTTCGCTCCAGTAATCGTGGAGCGTGAGGATCATGCGCTGGAAGCTGAGAGGCTTTTTCACGGGCTGGGTCACGGGCTGGGTCACGGGCTGGGTCACGGGCTGGGCTTTGGCTGATGGGGGTGCGGGAGGCAAGTGGTGCGTTGCGGTCTGCGCTCCTACATGGGGGCGAACTCACGGTAAGGATGCCCTCCCCTTGAAGCTGTTCTCGAAGATCGCGTCGTTCCGATCCGCCTTGTCTGCGCTGGCGATGGCGTTCGCTCTGCCCGCCTGTGCGCAGGTTGCGCCAAAGCCCGTGCAGACCGCGAACGATGCCGATCCGGCACTGTGGGTGGTGAAGGACAAGGACACGACGATCTACCTGTTCGGGACGATCCATGTGTTGAAGCCCGGCATGACGTGGTTCGACGAGGCGGTGAAGACCGCGTTCGATCGGTCGCAGCAGGTGGTGCTGGAACTGGTGATGCCGGATCCGGCCAAGATGCAGTCGCTGGTGATGGCGACGGGCGTGTCTAAGGATGGACCAACGCTGACCGAGCAGCTGCCGGCGGACAAGCGCGCGGCGTATGCGAAGGCGGTGACCGATCTGGGGCTGCCGGCGAATGCGTTCGATCGGTTCAAGCCGTGGCTGGCGGCGACCAACCTGTCGATCGCGCCGCTGTCCAAGCTGGGATATGATGCGGCGAACGGGCCGGAGCAG from Sphingomonas faeni encodes:
- the glyS gene encoding glycine--tRNA ligase subunit beta, coding for MTDFLLELRSEEIPARMQSKAREDLARLFTAELAKAGIATSAIVTYATPRRLTLIARDLPLETAAVSEETKGPKTSAPPQALEGFLRKTGLTREQLIDRNGTLFAVTEKPGRATAAVLADAIPAIVRAFPWPKSMRWGDASASTESLRWVRPLQGIVALLGEEIVPFEIAGIASGAATLGHRFHHPYQITIGGAHDYVEKLRACHVIVDHDERATLIRDHAREAAAQAGLELIEDEGLVAENAGLTEWPIPLLGQFDPAFLDVPPEVIQLTARVNQKYFVCRGSDGKLANAFVCTANIDAKDGGASIVEGNRKVLAARLSDAKFFWEEDQFVFADAARTEILRRKKLEEFSPKLSQIVFHEKLGTVADKVDRVAKLARWLIEEGIVTSAPPPASGRGPGGGLALPTNATRAGEREPTPDPSREREGREDLATLAYEAARLAKADLVTGMVGEFPELQGLMGGYYAAAQGEHPSVATAIRDHYKPVGQGDDVPTDPVTVAVSLADKLDTIAGFFGINEKPTGSKDPFALRRAALGVIRIITVNQLRLGFRRALIQALTQHGVFWWNRLLAGARRVDEISDDRMAAFFSLASQHNIQTEGLRGGSLESVLTARLSEDQVPAAVFAFADMKQQEIVPFFGERLSVQQREAGVRHDLIDAVFALGGEDDLVRLLARVHALQAFVTTEDGTNLLAGYKRAANILKKEAPSAPSPLRGEGRGEGLPSSATPGTAPHPNPFLPGRGEEKMLSYTPEPAETALMTALDSAEPRATAAIAREDFAAAMAALASLRAPIDAFFDSVIVNDPDPAKRSARLALLERVRAAVHNVADFSKIEG
- a CDS encoding glycine--tRNA ligase subunit alpha, which translates into the protein MILTLHDYWSEHGCLILQPYDMEMGAGTFHTATTLRALGPKPWNAAFVQPCRRPTDGRYGENPNRLQHYYQYQVILKPSPANLQELYLGSLAAIGIDMLKHDIRFVEDDWESPTLGAWGLGWEVWCDGMEVTQFTYFQQMGGFDMKPVAGELTYGLERLAMYIQDKDSVYDLAFNDAGVTYGDVFLENEQEMSKWNFEIADTDSLFDQFRKHVAECENSLAAKLPIPAYEQAIKASHIFNLLQARGVISVAERQAYMGRVRDLAKGACAAWMDKHGWAA
- a CDS encoding TraB/GumN family protein, which gives rise to MAFALPACAQVAPKPVQTANDADPALWVVKDKDTTIYLFGTIHVLKPGMTWFDEAVKTAFDRSQQVVLELVMPDPAKMQSLVMATGVSKDGPTLTEQLPADKRAAYAKAVTDLGLPANAFDRFKPWLAATNLSIAPLSKLGYDAANGPEQVITAAAKAAGKPVTGLETAEQQLGYFGGLSQTAQMQFLGSTIDELPKLETTMATMVDEWAKGDPEALAREMNDSLKDSPEVAKVLLVDRNARWAEWVANRMKSPGTVFVAVGAGHLAGADSVQAQLAKLGVKAERVKY